One genomic segment of Actinomycetota bacterium includes these proteins:
- a CDS encoding multicopper oxidase domain-containing protein, translated as MAEAGRPELLELASGDTLELRVGPVAKRLGETIVRMLGDNGLVPGPTLKVGQGSEVVVHVVNQ; from the coding sequence TTGGCTGAGGCTGGGCGGCCCGAGCTGTTGGAGTTGGCCTCTGGCGACACCCTGGAGCTGAGGGTGGGGCCGGTGGCCAAGCGGCTGGGGGAGACCATAGTGCGGATGTTGGGCGACAACGGTTTGGTCCCGGGCCCGACCCTCAAGGTCGGCCAGGGCAGCGAGGTCGTGGTCCATGTGGTCAACCAGG